cagggagtaggggagggggggggggggggggggggaggaaccagaaggagtctcagggttattaatatatatgtataatatgtataggtcgttgctataaataattgtatattggattgttaaaccatatttttggagagtgtttatctgagacacggcagttgccatttagttttagttttcgtttttgttatatattatttattctatgtttataaaacaggtcattgttatttatactgttatattattaagtaaaggatacacaatgtactgtgatggttgaccaaaaattttcaataaaatattcttaaaaaaaaaagaaaatggaatcgaaaatcagctgaaaggccgAGATTTAATAGGTGTGACAGTCAGAGATGTGTGCTGCATATGGACAGCAGCAGAacgtgtgacagaatggcctgtttgtgtcttatatattcacagtttttcaatgtaatctccttttacagaatatttgcagatgcaaacatcatgtcgagatctgacagagtcacttgattcatcaggaccggtcTTTCAACGTGGAACGAGAAATGTTTgtccaatcacacagcatgaaattcAATTGCAGCATTTAtatcagggagacaccgtactcaggcttcaactgatgatccaagttggagaaACATGACATTCGCACcataggaatcaagaagcagcaattggacattcagccccgtgagcctgttataccatttaataacatcacggctgatctgatagtgacctcaaatctgcatcccacctgcacctgataacttgtcgataacgatgatgaaaccgtggaaatgtggggactgtgggatgggattcaattacccgtctgaattggaaactcatcgacgtattcacaccggggaaaggccgttcacctgctcggtgtgtgggaagggattcactcggtcatcaaacctcctgacacaccaacttgttcatactgatcagagaccttttaaatgtgctgactgtgagaagagctttaaaagcagaaatgatttactgacacatcaacgcactcacactggggagaggccattcacctgccccgtgtgtgggaagggattcactcggtcatcccacctcctgacacaccaacttgttcatactgatcagagaccttttaaatgtgctgactgtggaaagagctttaaaagcagaaaggatttactgatacatcaacgcactcacactggggagaggccattcacctgtttggaatgtgggaagggatttaatgattTGTCAAACCTCCGGATTCACCATCAGattcactctgaccagagaccgtttaaatgtgctgactgtgaaaagagctttaaacgcaggaaggatttactgacacatcaacgcactcacactggggataggccgttcaactgctcggtgtgtgggaagggattcactcggtcatcaaacctcctgacacaccaacttgttcacactgatcagagaccatttaaatgtgctgactgtgaaaaaagctttaaaagcagaaatgatttactgacacatcaacgcacccacactggggagaggccattcacctgctccgtgtgtgggaagggattcactctgtcatcccacctcctgagccaccaacttgttcatactgatcagagaccttttaaatgtgctgactgtgagaagagctttaaaagcagaaattatttactgttacatcaacgcactcacactggggagaggccattcacctgtttggaatgtgggaagggatttaatgcttcgtcaaacctccgggctcaccatcaggttcactctggccagagaccttttaaatgtgctgactgtggaaagagctttaaaagcagaaaggatttgctgacacatcaacgcactcacactggggagaggccattcacctgtttggaatgtgggaagggatttaatgattTGTCAAACCTCCGGAATCACCATGAGattcactctgaccagagaccgtttaaatgtgctgactgtgaaaagagctttaaacgtagaaaggatttactgacacatcaacgcactcacactggagagaggccattcacctgctccgtgtgtgggaagggattcactcgatcattccacttcctgagacaccaacttgttcatactgatcagagaccgtttaaatgtgctgactgtgagaagagctttaaaagcagaaaggatttactgtcacatcaacgcactcacactggggagaggccattcacctgctccgcgtgtgggaagggattcactcgattatCACTCCTCCTGagccaccaacttgttcatactgatcatagaccttttaaatgttctgactgtgagaagagctttaaaaggaaAAGCAATTTGCTGAAACACCAACGCACTCCCACtggggaaagaggccattcacctgctccgtgtgtgagaagagattcacatgttcatcccagcttctgcaacaccagcgagttcacactggacagagactgtacacttgccccgtgtgtgacaagaaattcactcggtcatcccacctgactTCAAACCAACTTGTTCACattgatcagaaaccttttaactgttctgactgtgaaaagagatttaaaagaaaatgaagtctgcggaaacaccagcgagctcacactgaaacagaatcatagcatttacagtgcagaagggcattcggcccatcgagtgcaccggcccttgcaaagagcatcttacttaagcccatacctccaacctaacccataaccccacctcacctttttggacagtgagggcaatttagcatggccaatccacctaatcggcacatttttggactgtgggaggaaaccagagcacccggagcaaacccacgcagacactgggggcaatgcgcagactccgcacagccagtgacctaagcctggaatcaaacctggggccctggagctgtgaagcaacagtgctaaccactgggctactgtgTCGCTCACATGTGggagcggtactggggagaggctgtttaactgctccgcgtgtgggaggagattcactcagtcaaacaacctgcactgacatcagcaagttcacagacaacagcagggtttggattcagctgttgttgctgctgttagtcacttccaggactgaatgatgccttgacgtctgtttccagtggggctccacagtttccggtatatatcaataatttagacttaaatgtatgcaccaggattacACAAAAGTTGCTGATGTGTTTTAAACGATGAGGGAGgaagccatggactgggtcaggtaAACAGAAAAATGGTAAATGGAActttagataatgagaggttaggaacacacttcagttaactccagataaaaataaggtcacttcaggagaatggaaaaaactgattggtggggaagctacaaataatcttttttaaaaaaaaaaaagaaattcagagtatccaattgttattattactttttccaattaaggggtaatttagcctggccaatccaccgaacctgcacatctttgggttgtgggggtgaaacccatgcagacacgtggagaatgtgcaaactccacacggacagtgacccagggccgggattcaaacccgggtcctcagcgctgtagtcccagtgctaaccactgctccacgttctgccctagctacaaataattctaataaccttattgaacagttctcaaatggaaagatacttgaccacattaaaactaaggatctgcaatagacgtttgatctagcaagtcatatttagggcaagattataaaccgagggcattcatttaaagtgattagaaaaagaaacaatgctgagcaaggctaggagagtgggcaaagaagtggcagatggaatacaatgtggaaaagtgtgaggttatggactttggaaggagaaatggaggcatagacttttctaaatgggaaaatgctgaggaaatcacaagcacaaagggacttgggagtccttgttcatgattctcttcaggttaatgtgcaagtGCACTgtatcctcacggcgccgaggtcccaggttcgatcccggctctgggtcactgtctgtgtggagtttgcacattctccccgtgtttgtctgggtttcgcccccacaacccaaagatgtgcaggctaggtggattggccacgctaaattgccccttaattggaaaaaatgaattgtactctaaattttttttaaaggttaatgtgcaggtccaggcggcatttaggaaggcaaatgcaatgtattcatgtcaagagggctagaatacaagaccagggatgtaattctgaggctgtatatggctctgatcagaccccatttggagtattatgagcagttttgggccccgtgtctaaggaaggatgtgttggccttggaaaaggtccagaggtttacaagaatgatccctggaatgaagaacttgtcgcatgaggaacggttgaggattctgggtctgtacttgttaggagtttagaaggatatgggggtatcttattaaaacttataggatactgcgaggcctgggtagagtggacatggagaagatgtttccacttgtaggaaattatTCCTTAAAACTCTCCAAAAaatgcttttggcaggaaaatcagcaggcattagaaaataaacagaaatcgcggcaacatgttcattttaaccgaccTTCCAGTGACCCTCCCCCTCCAATCCCGAAcaacctgcacacccagatatctaaagtgaacccctgccctacggaatgacagccccccccccccccccccccccacacccctgcccacaccctggccgaaacaccacaaaatactcactcttgtctagatttaatttgtaccccgagaaagacccaaacacccaaagcagctccaACATTCCCGctcttgacacactcggttccgacacatattataacaagtcatcggcatacaagagcACCCTGTgctctattcaccccccccccccccccgcactgtccctttccatacccccaaacctcttaCCGCGATGGCCAACAGCGAttttgcgatggccaacggctcaatcgtgagtgcaaacagcagggggtgggggacataggacatccctgcctagtcccacggtggagagaaaagtctcTCGTGCTGATgtttttgtgcggacactggccccggctccttatacagtagctttacccagtccacaaatcgttgaccaatcccaaaccgctccagaactgctatcATGTGTCCCCATTCTActtggtcaaacgctttctcgccatccactgccacaaccacctgtttccttcccctccgccggtgccataaccacgttcaataccctctaaacgtttgaaaagagctgcctccctcactcaaaccccatctgatcttcacctatcaccttcaggaggcactcctcctgcctacctgccagtaccttcgctcaTACCTTTGcgttcacgtttaaaagtgatatgggcctaaacaacccacactctgtcggacccttatctttttaagcaacagggaaaccgatgcctgccccaaagtttgtggtaacacccccttccctatcgcctcctcaaatatcTCCAGCATcacgggtgccagcttatcctgcagacacaccagcgagttcacactgggaagaagccattcacctgctctcagtgtgggaagggattacatagagacatagaaaataggagcaggatgaggccatttggccctttgcgcctgctccgccattcattatgatcatggcttatctaaTTTAATAGCTTAATCCCGATTTCCCCTCtacatcctttgattcccttcgctctaagtgctatatctaactgtttcctgaaaacatgcaatgtattggcctcaactatttcctgtggtaacaaattccacaggctcaccactctctggttgaagaaattactcatctctgtcctcaatggtctaccctgtatcctcagactgcgacctctggttctgtacactcccatcatcgggaaaatctttcctgcatctaccctgtcaagtcctgttagaatattataggtttctatgagatccccccgccccccccccccccccctccattcttctgaactgcagcgaatggaacatagaacattacagtgcagtacaggcccttcagccctcgatgttgcaccgatctgtgaaaccactctaaagcccatttacactattcccttatcgtccatatgtctatccaatgaccatttgaatacccttagtgttggcgagtccacgactgttgcagtcagggcattccacacccttactaccctctgagtaaagaacctacctctg
This portion of the Scyliorhinus torazame isolate Kashiwa2021f chromosome 5, sScyTor2.1, whole genome shotgun sequence genome encodes:
- the LOC140421788 gene encoding uncharacterized protein → MMKPWKCGDCGMGFNYPSELETHRRIHTGERPFTCSVCGKGFTRSSNLLTHQLVHTDQRPFKCADCEKSFKSRNDLLTHQRTHTGERPFTCPVCGKGFTRSSHLLTHQLVHTDQRPFKCADCGKSFKSRKDLLIHQRTHTGERPFTCLECGKGFNDLSNLRIHHQIHSDQRPFKCADCEKSFKRRKDLLTHQRTHTGDRPFNCSVCGKGFTRSSNLLTHQLVHTDQRPFKCADCEKSFKSRNDLLTHQRTHTGERPFTCSVCGKGFTLSSHLLSHQLVHTDQRPFKCADCEKSFKSRNYLLLHQRTHTGERPFTCLECGKGFNASSNLRAHHQVHSGQRPFKCADCGKSFKSRKDLLTHQRTHTGERPFTCLECGKGFNDLSNLRNHHEIHSDQRPFKCADCEKSFKRRKDLLTHQRTHTGERPFTCSVCGKGFTRSFHFLRHQLVHTDQRPFKCADCEKSFKSRKDLLSHQRTHTGERPFTCSACGKGFTRLSLLLSHQLVHTDHRPFKCSDCEKSFKRKSNLLKHQRTPTGERGHSPAPCVRRDSHVHPSFCNTSEFTLDRDCTLAPCVTRNSLGHPT